The Syngnathus typhle isolate RoL2023-S1 ecotype Sweden linkage group LG6, RoL_Styp_1.0, whole genome shotgun sequence genome has a window encoding:
- the LOC133155583 gene encoding myeloid leukemia factor 1-like isoform X1 — MFTSKFGDLTDDPFFSDPFRAHQENARQIMRSFSEPFGGHHMQSIMDCRMGSHEAEETPALRGEHRSTRKKARGAHSNSPQEGGSQLIRTPNFRNDTATNPFNMFDSMMTNVRSRMDGMFRNFENMSTDPNAHSFSSSSVMTYSKVGNEPPKVFHASSSTRQAPGGVKETVKAVRDSESGLEKMAIGHHIKDRGHVVEKKRNKKTGDKEFLQDFQNLDESEAKSFDEEWQKEYYNFRPWVYMAKLEPSRRRRGQQASLVGPEPSRSEQPKSKSKSILKASNSPKQ; from the exons ATGTTCACAAGCAAGTTCGGGGACCTTACCGATGACCCCTTCTTTTC AGACCCATTCCGAGCACACCAGGAAAATGCACGGCAGATAATGCGAAGTTTCTCTGAGCCATTTGGCGGCCACCACATGCAGAGCATCATGGATTGCAGAATGGGCAGCCATGAAGCGGAGGAGACCCCGGCACTAAGAGGCGAACATAGG AGTACCCGGAAAAAAGCCAGAGGAGCACATTCAAACTCCCCACAGGAAGGAGGAAGCCAATTGATTCGAACTCCCAACTTCAGAAAT GACACGGCCACAAACCCTTTCAACATGTTCGACAGCATGATGACCAACGTGAGGAGCAGAATGGACGGGATGTTTCGAAACTTT GAGAACATGTCCACAGACCCCAACGCTCACTCGTTCAGCTCCTCATCAGTCATGACGTATTCCAAGGTTGGTAACGAACCCCCGAAGGTCTTCCATGCTTCGTCGTCGACACGCCAGGCCCCGGGAGGT GTGAAGGAGACTGTGAAAGCCGTGAGAGACTCTGAAAGCGGCCTGGAGAAGATGGCCATCGGCCACCACATAAAAGACAGAGGGCACGTGGTTGAGAAGAAAAGGAACAAGAAAACAGGAGATAAGGAGTTCCTACAGGACTTCCAGAATTTAGATGAAT CTGAAGCGAAGTCCTTTGACGAGGAATGGCAGAAGGAGTATTACAACTTCAGGCCGTGGGTCTACATGGCTAAGCTAGAGCCGTCCCGACGTCGCAGAGGTCAGCAGGCAAGTCTAGTTGGTCCGGAGCCAAGCCGCAG TGAACAACCCAAGTCCAAAAGTAAAAGTATCCTGAAAGCATCCAACTCGCCAAAGCAGTAA
- the LOC133155583 gene encoding myeloid leukemia factor 1-like isoform X2 codes for MFTSKFGDLTDDPFFSDPFRAHQENARQIMRSFSEPFGGHHMQSIMDCRMGSHEAEETPALRGEHRDTATNPFNMFDSMMTNVRSRMDGMFRNFENMSTDPNAHSFSSSSVMTYSKVGNEPPKVFHASSSTRQAPGGVKETVKAVRDSESGLEKMAIGHHIKDRGHVVEKKRNKKTGDKEFLQDFQNLDESEAKSFDEEWQKEYYNFRPWVYMAKLEPSRRRRGQQASLVGPEPSRSEQPKSKSKSILKASNSPKQ; via the exons ATGTTCACAAGCAAGTTCGGGGACCTTACCGATGACCCCTTCTTTTC AGACCCATTCCGAGCACACCAGGAAAATGCACGGCAGATAATGCGAAGTTTCTCTGAGCCATTTGGCGGCCACCACATGCAGAGCATCATGGATTGCAGAATGGGCAGCCATGAAGCGGAGGAGACCCCGGCACTAAGAGGCGAACATAGG GACACGGCCACAAACCCTTTCAACATGTTCGACAGCATGATGACCAACGTGAGGAGCAGAATGGACGGGATGTTTCGAAACTTT GAGAACATGTCCACAGACCCCAACGCTCACTCGTTCAGCTCCTCATCAGTCATGACGTATTCCAAGGTTGGTAACGAACCCCCGAAGGTCTTCCATGCTTCGTCGTCGACACGCCAGGCCCCGGGAGGT GTGAAGGAGACTGTGAAAGCCGTGAGAGACTCTGAAAGCGGCCTGGAGAAGATGGCCATCGGCCACCACATAAAAGACAGAGGGCACGTGGTTGAGAAGAAAAGGAACAAGAAAACAGGAGATAAGGAGTTCCTACAGGACTTCCAGAATTTAGATGAAT CTGAAGCGAAGTCCTTTGACGAGGAATGGCAGAAGGAGTATTACAACTTCAGGCCGTGGGTCTACATGGCTAAGCTAGAGCCGTCCCGACGTCGCAGAGGTCAGCAGGCAAGTCTAGTTGGTCCGGAGCCAAGCCGCAG TGAACAACCCAAGTCCAAAAGTAAAAGTATCCTGAAAGCATCCAACTCGCCAAAGCAGTAA
- the LOC133155582 gene encoding serine/threonine-protein phosphatase 2A 65 kDa regulatory subunit A beta isoform yields MAGADGDDSLYPIAVLIDELRNEDVQLRLNSIKKLSTIALALGVERTRTELLPFLTDTIYDEDEVLLALAEQLGNFTMLVGGPEYVHCLLPPLESLATVEETVVRDKAVESLRKISQEHSPVDLEVHFEPLVKRLSCGDWFTSRTSACGLFSVCYPRVSSTVKAEIRQHFRTLCSDDTPMVRRAAASKLGEFARVLELDYVRSDIISLFTALASDEQDSVRLLAVEACVSIATLLPQEDLETLVMPTLRQAAEDKSWRVRYMVADKFSELQKAVGPEITKNDLVPAFQNLLKDCEAEVRAAAANKVKEFCENLPEDNREQIIMTHILPCVKELVSDTNQHVKSALALVIMGLSAILGKDNTIEHLLPLFLAQLKDECPEVRLNIISNLDCVNEVIGIRQLSQSLLPAIVELAEDAKWRVRLAIIEYMPLLAGQLGVEFFDEKLNTLCMAWLIDHVYAIREAATCNLMKLVERFGAEWAQNTIVPKVLGMANDPNYLHRMTTLFCINALSEACGQEITTKQMLPVVLKMSNDQVANVRFNVAKSLQKIGPILDGSTLRDEVKPVLEKLASDTDMDVKYFAQEAISVLPWHK; encoded by the exons ATGGCAGGAGCCGATGGAGACGATTCTCTCTACCCTATCGCCGTTCTCATTGATGAACTGCGGAATGAAGATGTTCAG TTGCGACTGAACAGCATCAAGAAGCTGTCCACTATTGCACTGGCTCTGGGTGTGGAGCGGACCCGTACTGAACTGCTTCCTTTCCTCACAG ACACCATCTACGATGAAGATGAGGTGCTTTTGGCTCTGGCTGAGCAGCTTGGTAATTTTACCATGTTGGTGGGAGGTCCCGAATACGTCCACTGTCTCCTG CCTCCTCTGGAAAGCCTGGCCACAGTGGAGGAGACTGTGGTCCGTGACAAAGCAGTGGAGTCCCTGCGCAAGATCTCCCAGGAGCATTCTCCGGTAGACCTGGAGGTCCATTTTGAGCCCCTGGTCAAACGTCTGTCCTGCGGTGACTGGTTCACCTCTCGTACCTCTGCCTGCGGGCTCTTCAGTGTCTGTTATCCGCGCGTCTCCAGCACGGTGAAGGCGGAGATTCGCCA GCATTTCCGCACCTTGTGTTCGGATGACACTCCCATGGTCCGTCGCGCCGCTGCTTCAAAATTGGGCGAGTTTGCCCGAGTGTTGGAGTTGGATTATGTTCGTAGTGACATCATCTCCCTCTTCACGGCTCTGGCCTCCGACGAGCAG GACTCTGTGCGGCTTCTGGCGGTGGAGGCTTGCGTCAGCATTGCCACGTTGCTGCCTCAGGAGGACCTGGAGACCCTGGTGATGCCCACCCTGCGACAGGCCGCCGAGGACAAGTCCTGGAGGGTCCGCTATATGGTGGCCGACAAGTTCTCCGAG CTTCAAAAAGCAGTGGGTCCCGAAATCACAAAGAACGACCTGGTCCCAGCGTTCCAGAACCTTCTCAAGGACTGCGAAGCTGAGGTCCGTGCCGCGGCTGCTAACAAAGTCAAAG AATTCTGTGAGAACCTCCCAGAGGATAATCGTGAGCAGATCATCATGACTCACATCCTGCCCTGCGTCAAG GAGCTGGTTTCAGACACCAACCAACATGTCAAGTCAGCACTAGCCTTGGTCATTATGGGCCTTTCTGCCATCCTGGGCAAGGATAACACAATAGAGCATTTACTGCCTCTCTTCCTGGCTCAGCTCAAGGATGAG TGCCCCGAGGTGCGTCTCAACATAATCTCCAACCTGGACTGTGTCAACGAGGTGATCGGCATCCGTCAGCTGTCCCAGTCACTCCTGCCGGCCATTGTGGAGCTGGCCGAGGACGCCAAGTGGAGGGTCCGCCTGGCCATCATTGAGTACATGCCCCTGTTGGCCGGTCAGCTG GGTGTGGAGTTCTTTGACGAGAAGCTCAACACTCTTTGTATGGCCTGGCTCATTGACCACG TGTACGCCATCCGCGAGGCCGCCACCTGTAACCTGATGAAGCTGGTGGAGAGGTTCGGAGCCGAGTGGGCGCAGAACACCATCGTGCCAAAGGTTCTGGGCATGGCCAACGACCCCAATTACCTCCACAGGATGACGACCCTCTTCTGCATCAAC GCTTTGTCGGAGGCGTGCGGTCAGGAGATCACCACCAAGCAGATGCTGCCCGTGGTGCTCAAGATGTCCAACGACCAGGTGGCCAACGTGCGCTTCAACGTAGCCAAATCCCTGCAGAAGATCGGACCCATCCTGGACGGCAG CACACTGCGGGATGAAGTCAAGCCGGTGCTGGAGAAGCTGGCCTCTGATACAGACATGGATGTCAAGTACTTTGCACAGGAGGCCATCAGTG TCTTGCCCTGGCATAAGTGA
- the LOC133155584 gene encoding mediator of RNA polymerase II transcription subunit 29-like: MSHKRPQGSGGLLTSSVASHAKMASQQQAASLQQQQQLSQQQDFDPVHRFKMLIPQLKESLQNLMKIASLNLTHNTIIDNGVTSNDTAVQRFDKSLEEFYALCDQLELCLRLAYECLSQSIDSAKHSPNLVPTATKPDTVQTESMSYAQYLGMIKSQISCAKDIHNALLECSKKIAGMGQPPGIM; the protein is encoded by the exons ATGTCACACAAGCGGCCTCAAGGTTCCGGCGGATTATTAACTTCAAG TGTGGCGAGCCATGCCAAGATGGCGTCCCAACAACAAGCAGCTTCTctccagcagcaacagcagttgAGTCAACAGCAAGACTTCGACCCGGTGCATCGATTTAAAATGCTCATCCCGCAGTTGAAAGAAAGTCTTCAG AACCTAATGAAGATCGCGTCGCTCAACTTGACCCACAACACAATCATCGATAACGGAGT TACAAGCAACGACACTGCTGTTCAGCGCTTTGACAAAAGCTTGGAGGAGTTCTACGCGCTTTGTGATCAGCTGGAGCTGTGTTTG AGGCTGGCGTACGAATGCCTCTCGCAGAGCATCGACAGCGCCAAACATTCGCCCAACTTGGTTCCCACCGCCACCAAACCTGACACGGTGCAGACGGAGTCCATGTCTTACGCCCAGTACCTTGGCATGATCAAGTCCCAGATCTCGTGTGCCAAGGACATCCACAACGCTCTGCTGGAGTGTTCCAAAAAGATCGCAGGAATGGGTCAGCCTCCAGGAATTATGTAG